A stretch of the Sporichthya brevicatena genome encodes the following:
- the cofD gene encoding 2-phospho-L-lactate transferase — MRITVLAGGIGAARFLRGLLAHLHATVPGAEVTVVGNTGDDITLFGLHVSPDLDTVMYTLGGGIHPDQGWGRADETRAVQDELGAYGEPPDWFALGDKDIATHLVRTRMLREGATLSEATAALCARWQPGVTLLPMTDDPVTTRVDIEDPNGVLRTVHFQEYWVRLHAEPAALKIRFEGAEESRPAPGVLTAIAEADVIVFPPSNPVVSVGAILAVPGIRSAVAAATAPVVGVSPIIGGAPVRGMADKVLAAIGVETSAAAVALHYGPDLLDGWLVDTADAAAAETVAAAGIASRAVPLRMTDVDATAAMAAAALELVRRPEQ, encoded by the coding sequence ATGCGCATCACTGTCCTGGCCGGCGGAATCGGGGCCGCCCGCTTCCTCCGCGGACTGCTCGCCCACCTGCACGCGACCGTGCCCGGGGCCGAGGTCACGGTCGTCGGCAACACCGGCGACGACATCACCTTGTTCGGGCTCCACGTCAGCCCCGACCTCGACACCGTGATGTACACGCTCGGCGGCGGCATCCACCCTGACCAGGGCTGGGGCCGCGCGGACGAGACCCGCGCCGTCCAGGACGAGCTCGGTGCCTACGGCGAACCACCGGACTGGTTCGCGCTCGGCGACAAGGACATCGCGACCCACCTGGTCCGCACCCGGATGCTCCGCGAGGGCGCGACGCTGTCCGAGGCGACGGCCGCCCTCTGCGCCCGGTGGCAGCCCGGCGTGACGCTGCTGCCGATGACCGACGACCCCGTCACGACGCGAGTCGACATCGAGGACCCGAACGGAGTACTGCGCACCGTCCACTTCCAGGAGTACTGGGTCCGGCTGCACGCCGAGCCGGCGGCGCTGAAGATCCGCTTCGAAGGCGCCGAGGAGTCGCGCCCCGCGCCCGGCGTCCTGACCGCGATCGCCGAGGCCGACGTGATCGTGTTCCCGCCGTCGAACCCGGTGGTCAGCGTCGGGGCGATCCTCGCCGTGCCCGGCATCCGGTCCGCGGTGGCGGCGGCGACGGCCCCGGTCGTCGGGGTCTCCCCCATCATCGGCGGCGCCCCGGTGCGCGGCATGGCCGACAAGGTCCTCGCCGCGATCGGGGTCGAGACCTCCGCGGCGGCCGTCGCCCTCCACTACGGCCCGGACCTGCTCGACGGCTGGCTGGTCGACACGGCGGACGCCGCCGCGGCCGAGACCGTGGCCGCCGCCGGGATCGCCTCCCGCGCCGTCCCGCTGCGGATGACCGACGTCGACGCGACCGCCGCCATGGCCGCGGCCGCCCTCGAGCTCGTGCGGCGACCCGAGCAGTGA
- a CDS encoding WhiB family transcriptional regulator → MGEVFLPLLGGVEREMTWQEQALCAQTDPEAFFPEKGGSTREAKKVCLGCTVRNDCLEYALGHDERFGIWGGMSERERRRLKKRAV, encoded by the coding sequence ATGGGTGAGGTATTCCTCCCCTTGCTCGGGGGCGTCGAGCGAGAGATGACATGGCAGGAGCAGGCTCTCTGCGCCCAGACGGATCCGGAGGCCTTCTTCCCGGAGAAGGGCGGATCGACCCGGGAGGCGAAGAAGGTGTGCCTGGGCTGCACGGTCCGCAACGACTGCCTGGAGTACGCGCTGGGGCACGACGAGCGCTTCGGCATCTGGGGCGGCATGTCCGAGCGTGAGCGCCGTCGTCTGAAGAAGCGCGCGGTCTGA
- a CDS encoding coenzyme F420-0:L-glutamate ligase — translation MTELQIRPVLGIGEVRPGDDLAALAAAHADLQDGDVLVVSSKVVSKAEGRILRAPDREAAIDAEAVRVVAYRRGTRIVQTRHGLVLAAAGVDASNTEPGTVLLLPEDPDASARALRAGLRERGSDVAVVITDSLGRPWRQGVVDVAIGVAGLAPAEDLRGGTDSYGNLLEVTVVATADEVAAAAELVKTKLGGIPMAVVRGLTHLTTREDGPGARALIRPAEDDMFSLGTAEARRTAVTNRRTVRHFTDDPVDPGAVDRALATALTAPAPHHTTPFRFVRLTSAESRTRLLDAMHEAWVADLRADGMTEHQIEVRTRRGEVLRRAPLIVVPCVVRDGAHAYPDAARSAAERDMFTVAGGAAVQSLLIALAAEGLGSAWVSSTLFCPEVTRTALDLPADWDPLGAVAIGVPAAPPTPRPDLSPDARAQFLRDL, via the coding sequence GTGACCGAGCTCCAGATCCGGCCGGTCCTCGGGATCGGCGAGGTGCGGCCGGGCGACGACCTGGCCGCGCTCGCCGCCGCGCACGCCGACCTGCAGGACGGCGACGTGCTCGTCGTCTCCAGCAAGGTCGTGAGCAAGGCCGAGGGCCGGATCCTCCGCGCCCCCGACCGGGAGGCGGCGATCGACGCCGAGGCGGTGCGGGTCGTCGCCTACCGCCGCGGGACGCGCATCGTGCAGACCCGGCACGGGCTGGTCCTCGCCGCGGCCGGGGTCGACGCCTCCAACACCGAGCCCGGCACCGTGCTGCTGCTGCCCGAGGATCCCGACGCCTCCGCCCGCGCCCTGCGCGCCGGGCTCCGGGAGCGCGGGTCGGACGTCGCGGTCGTGATCACCGACTCGCTCGGCCGGCCCTGGCGGCAGGGCGTCGTCGACGTCGCGATCGGCGTCGCCGGCCTCGCCCCGGCCGAGGACCTCCGCGGCGGCACGGACAGCTACGGCAACCTGCTCGAGGTGACGGTCGTCGCGACCGCGGACGAGGTCGCCGCCGCGGCCGAGCTGGTGAAGACCAAGCTCGGCGGGATCCCGATGGCGGTCGTCCGGGGCCTCACACACCTGACGACCCGTGAGGACGGCCCTGGCGCCCGCGCGCTGATCCGCCCGGCGGAGGACGACATGTTCTCCCTCGGTACCGCCGAGGCCCGGCGGACGGCCGTCACCAACCGGCGGACGGTGCGTCACTTCACCGACGATCCCGTCGATCCGGGCGCGGTTGACCGCGCCCTCGCCACCGCCCTGACCGCGCCGGCGCCGCACCACACGACCCCGTTCCGGTTCGTGCGGCTGACCTCGGCGGAGTCCCGGACGCGGCTGCTCGACGCGATGCACGAGGCCTGGGTCGCGGACCTGCGCGCCGACGGCATGACGGAGCATCAGATCGAGGTCCGCACCCGGCGGGGCGAGGTGCTTCGGCGCGCGCCGCTGATCGTCGTCCCCTGCGTCGTCCGGGACGGCGCGCACGCCTACCCCGACGCCGCCCGCTCCGCCGCCGAGCGGGACATGTTCACCGTCGCCGGCGGCGCCGCGGTCCAGAGCCTGCTGATCGCCCTCGCCGCGGAGGGCCTGGGCTCGGCCTGGGTCTCGTCCACCCTGTTCTGCCCCGAGGTCACCCGCACCGCCCTCGACCTCCCCGCCGACTGGGACCCCCTCGGCGCCGTCGCGATCGGCGTCCCCGCCGCTCCCCCGACCCCCCGTCCCGACCTCTCCCCCGACGCCCGGGCCCAGTTCCTCCGCGACCTCTGA